A window from Pseudomonas moraviensis encodes these proteins:
- a CDS encoding ABC transporter permease, producing the protein MLSPYMSPIERVWFYSLRILCGLILLFLILPVLVIVPLSFNSGSFLVYPLQGFSLQWYHDFFASAEWMRALKNSIIVAPAATVLAMIFGTLAAIGLTRGDFPGKSLVMALVISPMVVPVVIIGVASYLFFAPLGLGNSFFSLIVVHAVLGVPFVIITVSATLQGFNHNLVRAAASLGASPLTAFRRVTLPLIAPGVISGALFAFATSFDEVVVTLFLAGPEQATLPRQMFSGIRENLSPTIAAAATLLIAFSVILLLTLEWLRGRSEKLRTAQI; encoded by the coding sequence ATGCTGAGTCCTTACATGTCGCCCATCGAACGGGTGTGGTTCTACAGCCTGCGGATCCTCTGCGGCCTGATCCTGCTGTTCCTGATCCTGCCGGTGCTGGTGATCGTGCCGCTGTCGTTCAACTCGGGAAGTTTCCTGGTCTATCCGCTGCAGGGCTTCTCGCTGCAGTGGTACCACGACTTCTTTGCTTCGGCGGAATGGATGCGTGCGCTGAAGAACAGCATCATCGTCGCCCCGGCCGCGACCGTGCTGGCGATGATCTTCGGCACCCTGGCGGCGATCGGCCTGACCCGGGGCGACTTCCCCGGCAAATCGCTGGTGATGGCGCTGGTGATTTCGCCGATGGTGGTGCCGGTGGTGATCATCGGTGTGGCGAGCTATCTGTTCTTCGCGCCGCTGGGGCTGGGCAACAGCTTCTTTTCGCTAATCGTCGTGCACGCGGTATTGGGGGTGCCGTTTGTGATCATCACCGTGTCGGCGACGTTGCAGGGCTTCAATCACAATCTGGTGCGCGCGGCGGCCAGCCTGGGGGCGTCGCCGCTCACCGCGTTCCGCCGTGTGACCTTGCCGCTGATTGCGCCCGGGGTGATTTCCGGGGCGCTGTTTGCCTTTGCGACGTCGTTTGACGAGGTGGTGGTGACGCTGTTTCTCGCAGGGCCTGAGCAGGCGACGTTGCCACGGCAGATGTTCAGCGGGATTCGCGAGAACCTCAGCCCGACGATTGCGGCGGCGGCGACGTTGCTGATTGCGTTCTCCGTCATCCTGCTGCTGACCCTGGAATGGTTGCGCGGCCGCAGCGAAAAACTGCGCACCGCTCAGATCTAA
- the trpE gene encoding anthranilate synthase component I yields the protein MIREEFLRLAADGYNRIPLACETLADFDTPLSIYLKLADQPNSYLLESVQGGEKWGRYSIIGLPCRTVLRVHDHHVSITVDGVETESHDVEDPLAFVEAFKARYNVPTIAGLPRFNGGLVGYFGYDCVRYVEKRLGKCPNPDPLGVPDILLMVSDAVVVFDNLAGKMHAIVLADPAQADAFEQGQARLQELLEQLRQPITPRRGLDFSKQQSADPVFRSSFTQDDYEKAVDTIKEYILAGDCMQVVPSQRMSIDFKAAPIDLYRALRCFNPTPYMYFFNFGDFHVVGSSPEVLVRVEDNLITVRPIAGTRPRGATEEADVALEQDLLSDDKEIAEHLMLIDLGRNDTGRVSEIGSVKLTEKMVIERYSNVMHIVSNVTGQLKSGLTAMDALRAILPAGTLSGAPKIRAMEIIDELEPVKRGVYGGAVGYFAWNGNMDTAIAIRTAVIKNGELHVQAGGGIVADSVPALEWEETLNKRRAMFRAVALAEQTPEI from the coding sequence ATGATTCGCGAAGAATTCCTGCGTCTGGCCGCTGACGGCTATAACCGCATCCCGCTGGCCTGCGAAACCCTGGCCGACTTCGACACGCCGCTGTCGATCTACCTGAAACTGGCTGACCAGCCCAACTCCTACCTGCTCGAATCGGTGCAGGGCGGCGAGAAGTGGGGCCGTTACTCGATCATCGGTCTGCCGTGCCGCACCGTGCTGCGGGTGCACGACCATCACGTCAGCATCACTGTTGATGGCGTCGAGACTGAAAGCCACGATGTTGAAGATCCGCTGGCCTTCGTCGAAGCCTTCAAGGCGCGCTACAACGTGCCGACCATCGCCGGTCTGCCGCGTTTCAACGGTGGCCTGGTCGGTTACTTCGGTTACGACTGCGTGCGCTATGTCGAGAAGCGTCTGGGCAAGTGTCCGAACCCGGATCCGTTGGGCGTGCCGGACATTCTGCTGATGGTGTCCGACGCCGTCGTGGTGTTCGACAACCTGGCCGGCAAGATGCACGCGATTGTCCTTGCCGACCCTGCCCAGGCCGATGCCTTCGAGCAAGGCCAGGCGCGTTTGCAGGAGTTGCTCGAGCAACTTCGTCAGCCGATCACCCCGCGTCGTGGCTTGGATTTCAGCAAACAGCAATCGGCCGATCCGGTGTTCCGTTCGAGCTTCACTCAGGACGATTACGAAAAAGCCGTCGACACCATCAAGGAATACATCCTTGCCGGCGACTGCATGCAGGTCGTGCCGTCGCAGCGTATGTCGATCGACTTCAAGGCTGCGCCGATCGATCTGTACCGCGCCCTGCGGTGCTTCAACCCGACGCCGTATATGTACTTCTTCAACTTCGGCGATTTCCATGTCGTCGGCAGTTCGCCGGAAGTGCTGGTGCGCGTTGAAGACAACCTGATCACCGTGCGCCCGATTGCCGGCACGCGTCCACGCGGTGCGACTGAAGAAGCCGATGTGGCGCTGGAGCAGGATCTGCTCTCGGATGACAAGGAGATCGCCGAGCACTTGATGCTGATCGATCTGGGCCGCAACGATACCGGGCGCGTCTCGGAAATCGGTTCGGTGAAGCTCACCGAGAAAATGGTCATCGAGCGTTATTCCAACGTCATGCACATCGTCTCCAACGTCACCGGCCAGTTGAAGTCGGGCCTGACGGCCATGGACGCACTGCGGGCGATTCTGCCGGCGGGGACTTTGTCCGGCGCGCCGAAAATTCGCGCGATGGAAATCATCGACGAACTCGAGCCGGTCAAGCGTGGGGTATATGGCGGCGCGGTCGGTTACTTTGCCTGGAACGGCAACATGGACACCGCCATTGCCATTCGTACCGCTGTGATCAAGAACGGCGAGCTGCATGTGCAGGCCGGTGGCGGCATCGTCGCCGACTCGGTGCCGGCGCTGGAGTGGGAAGAAACCCTGAACAAACGCCGCGCGATGTTCCGCGCCGTGGCTTTGGCCGAGCAGACCCCGGAAATTTGA
- the rpe gene encoding ribulose-phosphate 3-epimerase, with product MQPFVIAPSILSADFARLGEEVDNVLAAGADFVHFDVMDNHYVPNLTIGPMVCAALRKYGVTAPIDAHLMVSPVDRIVGDFIEAGATYITFHPEATLHVDRSLQLIREGGCKSGLVFNPATPLDVLKYVIDKVDMVLLMSVNPGFGGQKFIPGTLDKLREARAIIDASGRDIRLEIDGGVNVNNIREIAAAGADTFVAGSAIFNAPNYQEVIDKMRSELALARP from the coding sequence ATGCAGCCCTTCGTAATTGCTCCGTCGATCCTCTCCGCCGACTTCGCCCGCCTCGGCGAGGAAGTGGACAACGTTCTCGCCGCCGGCGCCGACTTCGTCCATTTCGACGTCATGGACAACCACTACGTGCCGAACCTGACGATCGGCCCGATGGTTTGCGCAGCACTGCGCAAGTACGGCGTCACCGCGCCGATCGACGCGCACCTGATGGTCAGCCCGGTGGACCGCATCGTTGGCGACTTCATCGAAGCCGGCGCGACCTACATCACCTTCCACCCGGAAGCCACGCTGCACGTTGATCGCTCGTTGCAACTGATCCGTGAAGGCGGTTGCAAATCCGGCCTGGTGTTCAACCCGGCGACCCCGCTTGACGTGCTCAAGTACGTGATCGACAAGGTCGACATGGTCCTGCTGATGAGCGTCAACCCGGGCTTCGGCGGGCAGAAGTTCATTCCCGGCACCCTCGACAAACTGCGCGAAGCTCGGGCGATCATCGACGCTTCGGGGCGCGATATCCGTCTGGAGATCGACGGCGGCGTCAACGTCAACAACATCCGCGAAATCGCCGCCGCCGGCGCTGACACCTTTGTCGCCGGCTCGGCCATTTTCAATGCGCCCAACTATCAGGAAGTCATCGACAAGATGCGTTCCGAACTGGCACTGGCGCGCCCATGA
- a CDS encoding ABC transporter substrate-binding protein translates to MLRSLKFTALTLGLMGATGAMAAGPDLTVVSFGGANKAAQVKAFYAPWEAAGNGKIVAGEYNGEMAKVKAMVDTKSVSWDLVEVESPELSRGCDEDMFEQLDPALFGKSEDYVKGAIQPCGVGFFVWSTVLAYNADKLKTAPTSWADFWDTKKFPGKRGLRKGAKYTLEFALMADGVAPKDVYKELASKGGQDRAFKKLDELKPSIQWWEAGAQPPQYLASGDVVMSSAYNGRIAAVQKESNLKVVWNGGIYDFDAWAIPKGLDAKRAEAAKKFIAFSVQPQQQKTYSENIAYGPANTQAVPLLAKDVLKDMPTTPENIANQVQIDVSFWADNGEQLEQRFNSWAAK, encoded by the coding sequence ATGTTGAGATCCCTGAAGTTCACCGCCCTGACTCTGGGCCTGATGGGTGCGACCGGCGCGATGGCTGCCGGCCCGGACTTGACCGTGGTGTCGTTTGGCGGGGCGAACAAGGCGGCGCAAGTCAAAGCCTTCTATGCACCGTGGGAAGCGGCGGGCAACGGCAAGATCGTTGCCGGCGAATACAACGGCGAAATGGCCAAGGTCAAAGCCATGGTCGACACCAAGAGCGTGTCCTGGGACCTGGTCGAAGTTGAATCGCCAGAGCTGTCCCGTGGTTGCGACGAAGACATGTTCGAGCAACTCGACCCGGCGCTGTTCGGCAAGAGCGAAGACTACGTCAAAGGCGCGATTCAGCCTTGCGGCGTGGGCTTCTTCGTTTGGTCGACGGTATTGGCTTACAACGCTGACAAGCTGAAAACTGCACCGACCAGTTGGGCGGATTTCTGGGACACCAAGAAATTCCCCGGCAAGCGTGGCCTGCGCAAAGGCGCCAAGTACACCCTCGAATTTGCGCTGATGGCCGATGGTGTGGCGCCGAAAGACGTCTACAAAGAGCTGGCGAGCAAGGGCGGACAGGATCGCGCCTTCAAGAAACTCGATGAGCTCAAGCCAAGCATTCAGTGGTGGGAAGCCGGCGCACAGCCGCCGCAGTACCTCGCTTCCGGTGACGTGGTGATGAGCTCGGCCTACAACGGTCGCATCGCGGCGGTGCAGAAAGAATCCAATCTGAAAGTGGTATGGAACGGCGGCATCTACGACTTCGATGCCTGGGCCATTCCGAAAGGTCTGGACGCCAAGCGCGCGGAAGCGGCGAAGAAATTCATCGCTTTCTCGGTACAGCCGCAGCAGCAGAAGACCTACTCGGAAAACATCGCCTACGGCCCGGCCAACACCCAGGCCGTGCCGCTGCTGGCCAAGGATGTCCTGAAAGACATGCCGACCACCCCGGAAAACATCGCCAACCAGGTGCAGATCGACGTCAGCTTCTGGGCTGACAACGGCGAACAACTGGAACAGCGCTTCAATTCCTGGGCGGCAAAATAA
- the estP gene encoding esterase EstP encodes MIRQTLFVPLAGCLLALACAQANAAPNPYSSFIVFGDSLNDAGTFADTGGPAGSTERYTNRTGPVYRDGSGEVYSLNSTQLLGGRLGFSADQTASSSSAVRAANGQPDGNNWAVGGYRTDQILDSITTQSATGERTRAGYLPSNGFRADPNALYYISGGGNDFLQGRILSLPQANAAADRLADSVQTLQTAGAKYVMVWLLPDVGLTPAINGTPLQAFSSTLANQFNSQLVTRLQGINAEVIPLNIPVLLSEVFADPGRFGLATDQNLTATCFSGSGCPENPRYGINSATPDPTKLIYNDGVHPTESGQKLIADYAYSLLAAPWELSLLPEMAHGTVRAHQDELRNQWQADWENWQAVGQWRAIVSAGGQHLDVDSQSSGASADGSGYNLNVGGSYRLNEAWRVGVAAGLYRQNLEAGHNDSDYKLNSYMATAFAQFQQNRWWADAALTGGKLDYDNLKRKFDLGASEGAEKGDTDGSLWAFSTRLGYDIAQPGSQWHLSPFVSADYASVDVDGYSEKSNRATALTFDDQSRDSKRLGLGIQGKYNFTAQTQVYGEYAHEREYEDDVQKVNIALNTLPANDFTLEGYTPASHLNRLSLGVSHKLTADLALRGGYTLRKDDDFKQQGLNVGVVLDF; translated from the coding sequence ATGATCAGACAAACGTTGTTTGTACCGCTGGCCGGCTGCTTGCTCGCACTGGCCTGCGCCCAGGCCAATGCAGCACCCAACCCTTATTCGAGCTTCATCGTATTCGGCGACAGCCTCAACGACGCCGGCACCTTCGCCGACACGGGCGGCCCGGCGGGCTCCACCGAGCGCTACACCAACCGCACCGGGCCGGTATATCGGGATGGCAGCGGCGAAGTTTATTCATTGAATTCCACACAGTTGCTTGGCGGTCGCCTGGGCTTTTCCGCCGACCAGACTGCCTCGTCCAGCTCCGCGGTGCGCGCGGCAAACGGCCAGCCCGACGGCAACAACTGGGCGGTCGGCGGCTATCGCACTGACCAGATTCTCGACTCGATCACCACCCAATCGGCCACCGGCGAACGCACCCGCGCCGGTTACCTGCCGTCGAACGGTTTTCGCGCCGACCCGAATGCGCTGTATTACATTTCCGGTGGCGGCAACGACTTCCTCCAGGGCCGCATTCTCAGCCTGCCCCAAGCCAACGCCGCTGCCGATCGGCTGGCCGACAGCGTGCAGACTCTGCAGACCGCCGGCGCCAAATACGTGATGGTCTGGCTGCTCCCCGACGTGGGCCTGACACCTGCCATCAACGGCACGCCGCTGCAAGCGTTCAGCAGCACCCTCGCCAACCAGTTCAACAGCCAGTTGGTGACGCGCCTGCAAGGCATCAACGCCGAAGTCATTCCGCTGAACATTCCGGTGCTGCTCTCGGAAGTCTTCGCCGACCCGGGGCGCTTCGGTCTGGCCACTGACCAGAACCTCACCGCGACCTGCTTCAGTGGCAGTGGCTGCCCGGAAAACCCCCGCTACGGGATCAACAGTGCTACGCCGGATCCGACCAAGCTGATCTACAACGATGGCGTGCACCCGACCGAATCCGGGCAGAAACTCATCGCCGATTACGCCTACTCTCTACTGGCAGCGCCGTGGGAACTGAGCCTGTTGCCGGAAATGGCCCACGGCACTGTGCGTGCGCATCAGGATGAATTGCGTAACCAATGGCAGGCGGATTGGGAAAACTGGCAAGCGGTCGGCCAATGGCGCGCTATCGTCTCGGCGGGCGGACAGCATCTGGATGTCGACAGCCAGAGCAGCGGCGCCAGTGCCGATGGCAGCGGTTACAACCTCAACGTCGGCGGCAGCTATCGCCTGAACGAAGCCTGGCGCGTGGGCGTGGCGGCCGGTTTGTACCGGCAGAATCTCGAGGCCGGCCACAACGACTCCGACTACAAACTCAACAGCTACATGGCCACCGCGTTCGCCCAGTTCCAGCAGAATCGCTGGTGGGCCGACGCCGCGCTGACCGGCGGCAAACTCGACTACGACAATCTCAAGCGCAAGTTCGACCTCGGCGCCAGCGAGGGTGCGGAGAAAGGCGATACCGACGGCAGCCTGTGGGCGTTCAGCACGCGCCTCGGTTATGACATTGCCCAACCCGGCAGCCAATGGCACCTGTCGCCATTTGTCAGCGCCGATTACGCCAGTGTCGATGTCGACGGTTACTCGGAAAAGAGCAATCGCGCCACGGCGTTGACCTTCGATGACCAGAGCCGCGATTCGAAACGTCTGGGCCTGGGCATTCAGGGCAAGTACAACTTCACCGCGCAAACGCAGGTGTACGGCGAATACGCGCATGAGCGTGAATACGAAGATGACGTGCAGAAGGTCAACATCGCCCTCAATACCCTGCCGGCCAATGACTTCACCCTTGAAGGCTATACACCGGCGAGCCATCTGAACCGCTTGAGCCTTGGCGTCAGTCACAAGCTGACGGCGGACCTGGCGCTGCGTGGGGGGTATACGTTGCGCAAGGACGATGACTTCAAACAGCAGGGATTGAATGTCGGGGTTGTGCTGGATTTCTGA
- a CDS encoding phosphoglycolate phosphatase yields the protein MSGFEQLFPGQLPRLVMFDLDGTLIDSVPDLAAAVDTMLLSLGRPPAGIEAVREWVGNGAPVLVRRALAGGIDHSAVDDAEAERALEIFMEAYGASHELTVVYPGVRDTLKWLHKQGVAMALITNKPERFVAPLLDQMKIGRYFKWIIGGDTLPQKKPDPAALFFVMKMANIPASQSLFVGDSRSDVQAAKAAGVKCVALSYGYNHGRPIAEESPALVIDDLRKLIPGCLDLAGGITLPDAVQPPSGNAIVVVTRKLWMKVIKALARWRWRA from the coding sequence ATGAGCGGTTTTGAGCAGCTGTTCCCGGGGCAATTGCCAAGGTTGGTGATGTTCGATCTGGATGGCACACTGATCGATTCGGTTCCCGACCTGGCAGCGGCGGTGGACACCATGCTGCTCTCCCTCGGCCGTCCGCCGGCGGGTATCGAGGCGGTACGCGAATGGGTCGGCAACGGCGCGCCGGTGCTGGTGCGTCGGGCCTTGGCGGGTGGCATCGATCATTCGGCGGTGGATGACGCCGAAGCCGAGCGCGCATTGGAAATTTTCATGGAGGCGTACGGCGCCAGCCATGAGCTGACCGTGGTCTATCCCGGTGTGCGCGACACGCTCAAGTGGCTGCACAAGCAAGGCGTGGCCATGGCGTTGATCACCAACAAGCCCGAGCGGTTCGTCGCGCCGCTGCTCGATCAGATGAAGATCGGCCGCTACTTCAAGTGGATCATCGGTGGCGATACCCTGCCGCAGAAGAAGCCTGACCCGGCGGCGCTGTTTTTCGTGATGAAAATGGCCAACATTCCGGCCTCGCAATCGTTGTTCGTCGGCGACTCGCGCAGCGATGTGCAGGCGGCGAAAGCGGCTGGGGTCAAGTGCGTGGCGCTGAGCTACGGATACAACCATGGCCGGCCGATTGCCGAGGAATCCCCGGCTCTGGTGATCGACGATTTGCGCAAGCTAATTCCCGGTTGCCTGGATCTGGCCGGTGGGATAACGTTGCCCGACGCTGTTCAACCCCCTTCTGGAAACGCCATCGTGGTGGTCACCCGCAAACTCTGGATGAAAGTCATCAAGGCCCTGGCCCGCTGGCGTTGGCGCGCCTGA
- a CDS encoding ABC transporter permease produces MAIAVPLNEGASPTLKQKLKRAERVNRWKAQALIAPLVLFLLLVFLVPIVALLYKSVGNPEVVGGMPRTVTAIASWDGRGLPAEPVYKAASEDLAEARKNQTLGDLSKRLNMELAGYRSLLTKTARALPFASEPASYKEALEALDERWGDPAYWQAVKRNTSSITPYYLLAAVDHRIDDLGELAPATPDQAIYLDIFARTFWMGLVITVICLLLAYPLAYLLANLPSRQSNLLMILVLLPFWTSILVRVAAWIVLLQSGGLINSALLAMGIIDKPLELVFNRTGVYISMVHILLPFMILPIYSVMKGISPTYMRAAISLGCHPFASFWRVYFPQTYAGVGAGCLLVFILAIGYYITPALLGSPNDQMVSYFVAFYTNTSINWGMATALGGLLLLATVVLYLIYSWLVGASRLRLS; encoded by the coding sequence ATGGCCATCGCCGTTCCCCTGAACGAGGGCGCCAGCCCCACCTTGAAGCAGAAGCTCAAGCGCGCCGAGCGGGTCAACCGCTGGAAGGCCCAGGCGCTGATTGCGCCGCTGGTGCTGTTTCTGCTGCTGGTGTTTCTGGTGCCGATCGTGGCGCTGCTCTATAAAAGCGTCGGCAACCCGGAAGTGGTTGGCGGCATGCCGCGCACGGTCACCGCCATCGCCAGTTGGGACGGTCGTGGCCTGCCTGCCGAGCCGGTGTACAAGGCGGCCAGCGAAGACCTCGCCGAAGCCCGCAAAAACCAGACGCTGGGCGATCTGTCCAAGCGCTTGAACATGGAGTTGGCCGGCTATCGCAGCCTGCTGACCAAAACCGCCCGGGCGCTGCCGTTCGCCAGCGAACCGGCCTCCTATAAAGAAGCCCTGGAAGCACTCGACGAGCGTTGGGGCGACCCGGCCTACTGGCAAGCGGTGAAACGCAACACCAGTAGCATCACTCCGTATTACCTGCTGGCGGCAGTCGATCACCGCATCGACGACCTGGGCGAACTGGCCCCGGCCACCCCGGATCAGGCGATCTACCTCGACATCTTCGCCCGTACCTTCTGGATGGGCCTGGTCATCACCGTGATCTGCCTGTTGCTCGCCTATCCACTGGCCTACCTGCTGGCGAACCTGCCTTCGCGGCAGAGCAACCTGTTGATGATTCTGGTGCTGCTGCCGTTCTGGACCTCGATTCTGGTGCGGGTCGCGGCTTGGATCGTGCTGCTGCAATCCGGCGGCCTGATCAACAGCGCGCTGCTGGCCATGGGCATCATCGATAAACCGCTGGAACTGGTGTTCAACCGCACCGGCGTGTACATCTCGATGGTGCACATCCTGCTGCCGTTCATGATTCTGCCGATCTACAGCGTGATGAAAGGCATCTCGCCAACCTACATGCGCGCGGCGATTTCTCTCGGCTGTCATCCGTTCGCCAGTTTCTGGCGCGTGTACTTCCCGCAGACCTACGCCGGTGTCGGCGCCGGCTGCCTGTTGGTGTTCATCCTCGCCATCGGCTACTACATCACGCCGGCGCTGCTCGGCAGCCCGAACGACCAAATGGTCAGCTACTTCGTCGCGTTTTACACCAACACCAGCATCAACTGGGGCATGGCCACCGCGCTCGGCGGTCTGCTGTTGCTGGCGACCGTGGTGCTTTATCTGATCTACAGCTGGCTGGTCGGCGCCAGTCGCCTGCGCCTGAGCTAA
- a CDS encoding ABC transporter ATP-binding protein: protein MSQVYTSAGTSDVLVSFRGVQKSYDGENLIVKDLNLDIRKGEFLTLLGPSGSGKTTSLMMLAGFETPTAGEILLAGRSINNVPPHKRDIGMVFQNYALFPHMTVAENLAFPLTVRGLNKSDVSERVKKVLSMVQLDAFASRYPAQLSGGQQQRVALARALVFEPQLVLMDEPLGALDKQLREHMQMEIKHLHQRLGVTVVYVTHDQGEALTMSDRVAVFHQGEIQQIAPPRTLYEEPKNTFVANFIGENNRLNGRLLSQSGERCVVELGRGEKVEALAVNVGQTGEPVTLSIRPERVSLNGSSDQCVNRFSGRVAEFIYLGDHVRVRLEVCGKSDFFVKQPIAELDPALSVGDVVPLGWQVEHVRALDPLSEAH from the coding sequence ATGAGCCAGGTCTATACAAGCGCAGGGACCAGTGATGTGCTGGTCAGCTTTCGTGGTGTGCAGAAGAGCTACGACGGCGAGAACCTGATCGTCAAAGACCTCAATCTGGACATTCGCAAAGGCGAATTTCTCACCCTGCTCGGGCCGTCCGGTTCCGGCAAGACCACCAGCCTGATGATGCTCGCCGGTTTCGAAACACCGACCGCCGGGGAAATCCTCCTCGCCGGGCGTTCGATCAACAACGTACCGCCGCACAAGCGTGACATCGGCATGGTGTTCCAGAACTACGCGCTGTTCCCGCACATGACCGTCGCAGAGAACCTTGCGTTTCCGCTGACCGTGCGTGGCCTGAACAAAAGTGATGTCAGCGAGCGGGTAAAGAAAGTCCTCAGCATGGTTCAGCTCGATGCCTTCGCTTCGCGCTATCCGGCGCAGTTGTCTGGTGGTCAGCAGCAGCGCGTGGCATTGGCCCGCGCCTTGGTGTTCGAACCGCAACTGGTGCTGATGGACGAACCCCTCGGCGCCCTCGACAAGCAATTGCGTGAACACATGCAGATGGAGATCAAGCACCTGCACCAGCGCCTCGGCGTGACCGTGGTCTACGTGACCCACGATCAGGGTGAAGCGCTGACCATGTCCGACCGTGTTGCCGTGTTCCATCAAGGCGAGATCCAGCAGATCGCGCCGCCACGCACGCTGTATGAAGAGCCGAAGAACACTTTCGTCGCCAACTTCATCGGCGAGAACAACCGCCTCAACGGCCGCCTGCTCAGCCAGAGCGGCGAGCGTTGTGTGGTCGAGTTGGGCCGTGGCGAAAAGGTCGAGGCGCTGGCAGTCAACGTCGGCCAGACCGGCGAGCCGGTGACCCTGTCGATCCGTCCGGAACGCGTCAGCCTCAATGGTTCGAGCGATCAATGTGTCAACCGCTTCTCAGGGAGGGTGGCGGAATTCATCTATCTGGGCGACCACGTTCGGGTGCGCCTGGAAGTCTGCGGCAAGAGCGACTTCTTCGTGAAACAGCCGATTGCCGAGCTCGATCCTGCGCTCAGCGTCGGTGACGTGGTACCGCTTGGCTGGCAGGTCGAGCACGTACGCGCGCTCGATCCGCTTTCAGAAGCGCATTAA
- a CDS encoding iron-containing alcohol dehydrogenase — MSLSQFKIAHKLITGAAAIEQLAAELTRLDVDNPLIVTDAALVKSGTVELALVQLGGRDYEIFDRVLPDPEIAIVEDCMRAYREGGHDGLIGLGGGSAIDIAKSVAAYAGYHGALEDLFGVDQVPRKGPPLIAIPTTAGTGSEVTNVAILSDKVAQLKKGIVSDYLLPDVALVSPQMTLTCPRSVTAASGVDALVHAIESYLSVNASPITDSLAIGAIKLIAGALPKAYANGANLQAREDMATASLMAGMAFGNAGVGAVHALAYPLGGRFNIAHGVSNALLLPYVMTWNKMACVERMQDIAEAMGVKTAHLSASEAADKAVQAMSDLCAAVEIPAGLRSFGVPEEAIPAMAVEAAGIERLMRNNPRQLSAGDIEKIYRAAY; from the coding sequence ATGAGTCTGTCCCAGTTCAAAATCGCTCACAAACTGATCACCGGCGCCGCAGCCATCGAGCAACTGGCGGCGGAGCTCACGCGCCTCGATGTCGACAACCCACTGATCGTCACTGACGCGGCGCTGGTCAAATCCGGCACCGTCGAGCTGGCGCTGGTGCAACTCGGCGGGCGCGACTACGAGATTTTCGACCGGGTGCTGCCCGACCCGGAAATCGCCATCGTCGAAGACTGCATGCGCGCCTACCGTGAGGGCGGGCATGACGGTTTGATCGGCCTCGGCGGTGGCAGCGCCATCGACATCGCCAAGAGCGTCGCCGCCTACGCCGGTTATCACGGCGCGCTGGAAGACTTGTTCGGCGTGGATCAGGTGCCGCGCAAGGGCCCGCCGCTGATCGCCATCCCGACTACCGCCGGCACCGGTTCCGAAGTCACCAACGTGGCGATCCTCTCCGACAAGGTCGCGCAGTTGAAGAAAGGCATCGTCAGCGACTATCTGTTGCCGGACGTGGCGCTGGTCAGTCCGCAAATGACCCTGACCTGTCCGCGCAGTGTCACCGCCGCCAGTGGCGTCGATGCACTGGTGCATGCCATCGAGTCGTATCTGTCGGTGAATGCCTCGCCGATCACTGACTCCCTCGCCATTGGCGCGATCAAACTGATCGCCGGCGCCTTGCCCAAGGCCTACGCCAATGGCGCCAACCTGCAAGCGCGCGAAGATATGGCCACCGCCAGCCTGATGGCCGGCATGGCATTCGGCAATGCCGGAGTCGGCGCGGTGCATGCGCTGGCGTATCCGCTGGGCGGGCGTTTCAATATTGCCCACGGCGTCAGCAACGCCTTGTTGCTGCCCTATGTGATGACCTGGAACAAAATGGCCTGTGTCGAACGCATGCAGGATATTGCCGAAGCCATGGGTGTGAAGACCGCTCATCTGAGTGCCAGCGAAGCAGCGGACAAAGCCGTGCAGGCCATGAGCGATTTGTGCGCGGCGGTGGAAATTCCAGCCGGGTTGCGCAGTTTCGGCGTGCCGGAAGAAGCGATCCCGGCCATGGCCGTAGAGGCCGCCGGCATTGAGCGACTGATGCGCAACAACCCGCGCCAACTCAGCGCCGGCGACATCGAGAAGATCTATCGCGCGGCCTACTGA